The Plasmodium vinckei vinckei genome assembly, chromosome: PVVCY_05 region taatacaatattaattataaaataaatatttgtggaaatcattattttggTAGTAcccataaaaattaataaaaagtataacATTCGTATGATTCCTGACTAAGAGGAAACTATGAATAGTGTGAAAcatgtattttatatattgaattgaatttatttttttttgtaaatagctcatataattttattcaataaaaaagacaggtaaaaataataataaataaataaaatagtaaggttaaaaaataataaaaatcgCTATTTTACCAacacataaaatattttaattattgttGTAAAAAGTTCTAACCGAAAaacgaaataaaaatgtaacgTTCTATTTCaagttaatatatttgaaatggttcttttttaaatataaaataaaattataattgaACAGTAATACAAATATCGTAATATATCCAAAAAGCACAAAATAATGTACACACGCGGTGGGATGAATTATGAATACGCCAATCCAATGGCGtttaacataaataataaaaatatagaaagtATGTCTCATGGTGGTTCTCCAACTGTTAGACCAGTTCCAATAAATTATCAAGGTTACACATCACAAAATACAAGTGTAGTTTCATTtaataatcaaaataatattaatagcagtgataattcaaatttttatatccaaCGTTATAAGAATCCTGAAAATGCAAAATCAGCTTTGAAATATAGTACTACACAATATAtaccaaaaaataaaatagatgAAAGAAATGAAATGATAAACATTCGTAGGCATcgtaattatataaatgataataatggaaatataaataatcgTTCGAATCAGAATTCGGTTGTATTACCTGCAAATTATAGTTCATATAATAGATTGCCGATAAATTCTTATTATGCAAATGGAACAGATCATACCACCCAAAACAACGAAATTAAATTAACTTATGATAAAATTGATTCATTAAATAAGCATGAGAAGATAAACTCTATGACTACTCCCAATACTATGGGATCCAATAATCCAAGTTATGATGAAAAACTCCAGAAAAcgaaaaatgtatatattcaGGATCCacagaaaaataataattttgagataaaaatgaaaagagatgaaaaaatttCCAACTCGAACAAACAATATCTTatcaaaaaagaaaacgaCGAAACAATGTTAttagataatataaatcattCAAGAAATGTAATATTTGCAAAATctccaaaaaataatacaaattcTCCAATATATGATACCTTAGATACAAACAAAAAGTTAAGGATTCAAAATCAATTTGGAAACGAAAGTAGAACACCtgcaaaaaatgaaatcgAATATAAGggaaaaagagaaaaagaTCTGTATAATAAAGTTAAAGGGGGTATAGAGAATAGAAAAGgtgaatatttatataaagagaataatgatatggaagatacaaaaaaattaaatacaaaagaagtacaaaaatataacaatattccattcaaaaatgatgaaaaaaaaagtgaaaggaaaatgaatattttaaaaaacaaaaaagtgAATGGACAGAGTATAGACAACGATAAGAAGAAACTAGAATGTATTGTTTCCATGAATTTTAAGGAAGATGCatttgatttaaaaaatggattaaaggcatttaaaaacattattattattgataGAAATAatgtgataaaaaaatggaatggATATGAATGGATGAAATTAGAAAAtgattttcatttttttattaaagcgagatatgataataaaggGAATATATGGCTCATAAACAATTCATATGAAAtcttaaaattaaaaaataacaaatataaaaagtatgGCA contains the following coding sequences:
- a CDS encoding thioredoxin-like associated protein 2, putative, yielding MYTRGGMNYEYANPMAFNINNKNIESMSHGGSPTVRPVPINYQGYTSQNTSVVSFNNQNNINSSDNSNFYIQRYKNPENAKSALKYSTTQYIPKNKIDERNEMINIRRHRNYINDNNGNINNRSNQNSVVLPANYSSYNRLPINSYYANGTDHTTQNNEIKLTYDKIDSLNKHEKINSMTTPNTMGSNNPSYDEKLQKTKNVYIQDPQKNNNFEIKMKRDEKISNSNKQYLIKKENDETMLLDNINHSRNVIFAKSPKNNTNSPIYDTLDTNKKLRIQNQFGNESRTPAKNEIEYKGKREKDLYNKVKGGIENRKGEYLYKENNDMEDTKKLNTKEVQKYNNIPFKNDEKKSERKMNILKNKKVNGQSIDNDKKKLECIVSMNFKEDAFDLKNGLKAFKNIIIIDRNNVIKKWNGYEWMKLENDFHFFIKARYDNKGNIWLINNSYEILKLKNNKYKKYGNIANEEIVDIGFDKKNILWCINRKGDLLKWDKTQWKRIKYSGFHKLISLAFDIKGNLWGLNSKRILALWNTKNKCWDEKIINSELKISSLDFDKDGKIWAISNNGALLTYVSNQWINFGYVCLDELISISFRM